In Coregonus clupeaformis isolate EN_2021a unplaced genomic scaffold, ASM2061545v1 scaf0620, whole genome shotgun sequence, the following are encoded in one genomic region:
- the LOC121562919 gene encoding zinc finger protein OZF isoform X2 → MQEKEEEPLDTDDSDEWIDGFSPGGEKPHYCSDCGSSFQKVRDLIRHQRTHTGEKPHHCPICDRSFARLDKLKLHKNMHMKEEHVTRTEQTELNVDCVHTQQRTASKGRQNSKIRAGKMGQSQPGKNLSCKSSVGKNQHSKLQLPQTMQENEEDAEDTSDDWTESFSTVEKPYVCSNCGKSFKQENRLIRHQRTHTGEKPYNCPDCEKSFARLDNLKLHQKTHMKEERNFHCSDCVKSFVRLKQLEKHQLRHKKSVERHTTHLSKRKTFLCTICGKECRNMKIHMRVHTGETPYHCTECGKSFPYTKSYQRHILTHNTSGERATYPCLECGKTFTRRDGMARHMRRIHTGERNHQCRDCGKLFFRKETLKRHMLVHTGEKPYQCSVCGQPFSQDGDRKRHEKRHYSGVSDFPQSIMQKCCR, encoded by the coding sequence ATgcaggagaaggaagaggagccCCTAGATACTGATGACTCTGATGAGTGGATCGACGGTTTCAGTCCTGGAGGAGAGAAGCCTCACTACTGCTCCGACTGCGGTAGCAGCTTTCAAAAGGTGAGGGATCTAATAAGACACCAGCGAACACAtactggagagaagcctcaccACTGCCCTATTTGTGACAGAAGTTTTGCTCGATTAGATAAGCTTAAGTTACATAAAAACATGCATATGAAAGAGGAACATGTCACACGGACCGAACAAACTGAACTGAATGTAGACTGtgtgcacacacagcagagaacAGCCAGCAAAGGCAGGCAGAATAGTAAAATACGAGCAGGAAAAATGGGCCAGTCACAGCCAGGAAAAAACTTGTCTTGCAAAAGTTCAGTTGGAAAGAATCAACACTCAAAACTGCAACTACCCCAAACAATGCAGGAGAATGAAGAGGATGCTGAAGATACTTCTGATGACTGGACCGAGAGTTTCAGTACTGTAGAGAAGCCCTACGTCTGCTCCAACTGTGGTAAGAGCTTCAAACAAGAGAATCGTCTTATAAGACATCAGCGaacacatacaggagagaagccttacaacTGCCCTGACTGTGAAAAAAGTTTTGCTCGATTAGATAATCTTAAATTGCACCAAAAAACACATATGAAGGAGGAACGTAAtttccactgctctgactgtgtgaaaAGCTTTGTCCGATTGAAGCAGCTTGAAAAACATCAGCTAAGACACAAGAAAAGTGTTGAAAGACACACAACACATTTGAGCAAAAGAAAAACATTTCTCTGCACAATATGCGGGAAGGAGTGTCGCAACATGAAAATACACATGCGAGTACACACTGGAGAGACACCGTATCACTGCACTGAATGCGGGAAGAGTTTTCCATATACAAAATCGTATCAAAGACATATACTAACACATAATACCTCTGGAGAAAGAGCAACCTATCCTTGTTTGGAATGTGGAAAGACTTTTACTCGCAGAGATGGCATGGCGAGACACATGAGGAGGATTCATACTGGAGAGAGAAATCATCAGTGCAGAGACTGTGGAAAACTATTCTTTCGAAAAGAGACACTGAAGAGACACATGCTagttcacactggagagaaaccataCCAGTGCTCTGTCTGTGGGCAACCCTTCTCCCAAGATGGAGACAGAAAACGTCACGAGAAGAGGCACTACTCTGGTGTCTCAGATTTCCCTCAATCTATAATGCAGAAGTgttgcaggtag